From Lolium perenne isolate Kyuss_39 chromosome 5, Kyuss_2.0, whole genome shotgun sequence, a single genomic window includes:
- the LOC127326324 gene encoding uncharacterized protein — MGQEEALLPAPVTVAFSWEHEPIVPKAAIDAGGGMPQSPKKAPATVVLSWDHEQGITKLAPAPAMKPRGVPEGPRKGQAPTRRLSVPPPPGRLSTRGVSRAVRPEDDPFLAAYLACTKSTGGRSGDGGRRAAKEQRRFAWAGLGLGSLSCKRNNGVVEQSMVRMAKLPELDPRDA; from the coding sequence ATGGGGCAAGAAGAGGCCCTGCTTCCGGCGCCGGTCACCGTGGCTTTCTCGTGGGAGCACGAGCCGATCGTGCCCAAAGCGGCCATTGATGCCGGTGGTGGCATGCCGCAAAGCCCAAAGAAGGCGCCGGCCACCGTGGTCTTGTCGTGGGATCACGAGCAGGGCATCACGAAGCTTGCACCGGCGCCAGCCATGAAACCCCGCGGCGTGCCGGAGGGGCCAAGGAAGGGCCAGGCGCCGACGCGGCGGCTGtccgtgccgccgccgccgggccGGCTGTCGACGAGGGGCGTCTCGCGCGCCGTCCGGCCGGAGGACGACCCGTTCCTGGCTGCGTACCTGGCCTGCACAAAGAGCACCGGCGGCCGAAGCGGCGACGGAGGGAGGAGGGCGGCCAAGGAACAGCGGCGGTTCGCGTGGGCGGGGCTCGGGCTGGGCAGCCTGTCCTGCAAGAGGAACAACGGCGTCGTGGAGCAGAGCATGGTCAGGATGGCCAAGCTGCCCGAGTTGGATCCTAGAGATGCTTGA